One Brevibacillus choshinensis genomic window carries:
- a CDS encoding sigma 54-interacting transcriptional regulator, which produces MLVWKDILRPVSILLPIESTIQEALVLLESSKLDLLLVDDSHQGIVGYIDRPFLLGQITASGDLSGQVEYRKDMVRVPAESPISFYHNIHVVLGMDQAGNIAGYTSASEAKNHLGQYKLEQLNHIFNSSGIGIITTDPHFEITFMNETAEQILGLPKTVLQYRNYKTLLTIDKDLEEVLSGKQLLSVESSINYKRISGNFSPLYENGKIIGIVHIFSHRERLGEAVNELEFVRNISDDLQAIYSSENEQIIVVNHAGKIVRIAGTFLRDFWQVQTPEQLIDSDVYQLERAGIFYPNIADLCMTQKKKLSMIQESQKGRMVWSVATPVFHGDKLEKVVILSRDITGIHVMRPELEMSGRKAKDHDPDMDEILTRQDNLRKLVYRSKGMERLVDEVKHIAQVDSTVLLVGESGVGKEVFAQTIHEYSARKNEPFIRVNCGALPESLIESELFGYEKGAFTGADQKGKPGLFELAHKGSIFLDEVTELPYPMQAKLLRVLQEREIMRVGGTRTFPVDVRVIAATNQNLKELVRSRKFREDLYYRLHVIPIEIPPLRKRTPDIIPLAIHFLKRFNSLYHLDKSLTREALNALEGYAWPGNVRELQNVIERLVVTTRKDNIGTEDVLPHLYVEEDRGRENKTLVLDIMPLREAVEEVENQLISLALKKYGTASKVAKILGVSPATLSRRIQKFLQ; this is translated from the coding sequence TTGCTGGTATGGAAAGATATCTTGAGACCGGTTTCCATCTTGTTACCGATCGAGAGCACCATACAGGAAGCGCTAGTCTTGTTGGAATCGAGCAAACTGGATCTGCTGCTCGTTGACGATTCGCACCAAGGGATTGTCGGCTATATCGACCGACCTTTCCTCCTGGGGCAGATCACAGCGTCCGGCGACTTATCCGGACAGGTAGAGTATCGAAAAGATATGGTTCGGGTGCCTGCCGAGAGCCCCATTTCCTTTTATCACAATATCCATGTCGTATTGGGGATGGATCAGGCAGGAAACATCGCGGGGTATACCAGTGCCAGCGAGGCCAAAAATCACCTCGGCCAGTACAAGCTAGAGCAGCTGAATCACATCTTCAACAGCTCAGGCATAGGCATCATCACGACAGACCCTCACTTTGAAATCACCTTCATGAATGAAACCGCAGAGCAAATCCTCGGGTTGCCAAAAACCGTCCTGCAATATCGGAACTATAAAACATTGCTCACCATCGACAAGGATTTGGAAGAGGTCTTATCAGGAAAACAGCTGCTCAGCGTGGAAAGCTCTATCAACTACAAACGGATCAGCGGAAATTTTTCTCCCCTCTATGAAAATGGCAAGATCATCGGAATCGTGCATATCTTCTCCCACCGGGAAAGATTGGGAGAAGCCGTGAATGAGCTCGAATTCGTTCGCAATATCAGCGACGATTTGCAGGCCATCTATTCCTCGGAAAACGAGCAAATCATCGTGGTCAATCATGCCGGCAAAATCGTCCGGATCGCGGGAACCTTTTTGCGTGATTTCTGGCAGGTGCAAACCCCCGAACAGCTGATCGATTCGGACGTCTATCAGCTTGAAAGGGCAGGGATTTTTTATCCGAACATTGCCGATTTGTGCATGACGCAGAAGAAAAAGCTGTCCATGATCCAGGAATCCCAAAAGGGCAGAATGGTCTGGTCGGTCGCCACCCCGGTATTTCACGGTGACAAGCTGGAAAAGGTCGTGATCTTGTCCCGGGATATCACCGGGATCCACGTCATGCGCCCTGAATTGGAAATGTCAGGAAGGAAAGCGAAAGATCATGATCCAGATATGGATGAGATCCTCACCAGGCAGGATAACCTACGAAAACTGGTCTACCGCTCCAAAGGGATGGAAAGGCTGGTTGACGAGGTAAAGCATATCGCCCAGGTGGATTCGACGGTGCTGCTTGTGGGGGAATCGGGTGTGGGAAAAGAGGTCTTCGCCCAAACGATCCATGAGTACAGCGCAAGAAAGAATGAACCGTTCATTCGGGTCAACTGCGGAGCTCTCCCTGAAAGTTTAATCGAAAGCGAACTGTTCGGCTATGAAAAAGGGGCATTTACCGGAGCGGATCAAAAGGGTAAGCCGGGCTTGTTCGAACTGGCGCACAAAGGAAGCATCTTTCTCGACGAGGTGACGGAGCTGCCATACCCCATGCAGGCGAAACTCCTTCGTGTCCTGCAGGAGCGGGAAATCATGCGTGTCGGAGGAACAAGAACCTTTCCCGTCGATGTGCGTGTGATTGCGGCAACCAACCAGAATCTCAAAGAACTGGTGAGGAGTCGAAAATTTCGGGAAGATCTGTATTACCGCTTGCATGTGATTCCCATCGAGATACCGCCGCTCCGCAAGCGAACGCCGGACATCATTCCGTTGGCCATTCATTTCCTGAAGCGATTCAACAGCCTATACCATCTCGACAAAAGCCTGACCCGGGAAGCTCTGAATGCCTTGGAGGGCTATGCTTGGCCAGGAAATGTCAGAGAACTGCAAAACGTAATCGAAAGACTAGTCGTGACAACGAGAAAAGACAATATCGGTACGGAAGACGTTCTCCCTCATTTATATGTGGAAGAAGATCGCGGTCGGGAGAACAA